The genomic window GCTCGCTACAGGAAGCCCGACACGCGTGGCCTTCTGGATCCCGCAGCCCATAAATCACACAGAAGCAGGAACCTCTGTAGCGTACGTGCTAGGTGGTGTGAGGGCTGCAGGCCCTGTCTTGCTGCTGGGAGGTGGGAGCTGGCGGGCCCTGCGGCAGAGGTCTCCGTGGCAGGAAGGGGTACCGCACGGGGTTCACAGCAAGCCCGGGGAATCCCCTCACAGCCCTCGGGGCGTACGACCTGGCCTGGCAGACGGGTGTAAGGCGATGGCCGGTGGCACCGGGAGCAATGGAGCTGGGCACTGGGGGCTGAGCAGGGGTAGGACTGGGGGCACAGCGGGCTGCCTCCGCCCCACGGCACCCTGATGGCAGCGTCACCCGTGGCCGCACGACGGAGAGCTTTCGGGTGTGGCCTGGAGGGAGGGAAGCTGGAAGGGCCCCTGTGGCAGGCACGGGTAGTCCACCAGTCTTGTTTGGGTGCAGCCCGAGGCTGGTACGTGGACAGACCCAGGGACGAAATGATGGCCACCCCAACACAGTGCCAAGGTGTCAGACTTTGCGGGGGACCAGGCCCCGGGACAAGTGTCTAGGAAGGGGCGGGGGTGGCAGGAGCTCTACTTCCCATCCATCCTGGTGACCCACAGGGGATCCTGCTGCCCATCCTCACAGCTCTGGGCCCTATAGGGTTGGGGATGTGGTCACCACCGAGGCTCCCCGTTCCCTAGGGCCCAGCCAGAGACCCGCTAAGTCACAAACCCCGGTTGTCTCCTGGGCATGTTGGACAACTCGCGTTCAGGGGCCAGCAGAGACCCCACGCTGGCGGGGAGGATAGACACTATCAGCGGGAGGCAGGGCACCCGCTCCACAGGGAGGCCGGAAAGCTCATGAAGAACCTAGTAGGGTCAGCGACCAGGGGCGTAGACTCTTGTGACGAGCCACACCGTCAGCAGGAGCAGTAGCTGGAGTGGGGGACGCTGCCAGCCGCagagcctcctctctctcttcccgccTGGCAGAGCTACGCCCACCTCAGGGCATGAGTGCTAAGCGGTGCACGGTGGGCCGTGGTCCAGGAGCCCAGGGGCAGGCAGCGCACCCAGCGGATGAGCCCGTGGGTTCCTGTGGCACCTACTTTAACCCACCAAGAGCCACCTTACCAAGTCATAGCTGCCCCAAGCAGCCCATGTGGTGACCCACGAGGCCGTATGAGTCCCAGTCGGCTTGGCCTGATGTGGGAGGGCTGTGAGGAAGGAATTCTCCTGCCGGGCTCCCTGCTGGCCCGGCCACCTGAgctggcccttcccctccccagacccGCATTAGCCCAGCTCCCATCTCAGGTGCTGGCCCTCAACACACATCCTATGCCCCAACATCTGTCTCAGCGTCTGCTCCTGAGACCTTGGCCTGCGACACAGTGTCAGGGATATGGGTCTTGGTTCAGAAGACCAGGCCCGGCTTCACTCTGCTTCAGTGACCTTAAACAGCCAGAGAACCTGTTGGTGACCTTCCGGCCACGGGACGGAAGCTGGCCTCCTGGAGGGAAGTTGGAACAGAGGAGACACTTTAGAGGAAAGCCAGGAAAAGGTGACCGGGTACCAGGACCTAGATGCTAGTTCTAAAGACACAGATGACTAATGAGAGTGCATTTGAGCGTGTCCGTGCCCCTGGAACTGGGGCAGGCACATCTGTGCCCCTCGCATTGGCTGCACCAAATCCACTGTACCAATCCACCAGGAGGGGGCCGCCTAAGGGAGAGGCTAGGTCTGTCCTGCTCGCTGCTggaccccagtgcctggcacagggcgaGCTGAAGACAGACCTCGGGGCTGGGGTGTGTGGGAAAAGCAGCACGGCACCGGGGCCCTGGaaacaccccaaaacctcatcaagaaaaaaggcAGCTGTTAAAGGCCTGTGAAAACATCCTCCCCTAATGGGGAAGAGGCCACCACAGAGACCAGGTTCCAAGCTACAACTGAGGGAAAGGGCCCGAGCAGAGGGACTCAGCCCCAGCGGTGAAGCGGAGTGTCCTGCTGTCATCGTACCTCCCCTACACCTGTTTCCTGGCCAGCTTTCGTCTTGTCCTGTGGTAGCAGCAACATCTCCAGGTCAAAGGGAATCAAGTACATCCTTGCTCTTGGGGGAAGGACTCGGGAGCTGGGataggatggggggggggagcccgGGGAACAAAGTGGGTGACAAAGCTaccaacaacaaagaaaaaaggggagTCTGAGGCCTTACGAGGAAAGGAAGCAGCCAAGGGGTGTCACCGGGGGAGAAACGGCCTGAGGACAGGCAGCGCGTGGCCAAGGACCCTACACAGCGTTTATCTTACCTTGTCCCACAGAGACTGCAGCTCTTCCTGGCCCCCCAAATCCCAGAACATGAGGCGAGCCTTTCCCACGTCCACAGTGCCGACTGGGGAGAGAAGAAGACGGATGAGGCTGCGTGTCCTGGGTCCCTGACGTGCCGCCTGCCAGCTCCAGGAGAGGAACGAGCCACTCTGGTGCTCCCCCACCATCCGCCCGGTGTGAACTGGGATAAAAGCTTCACATGGCCCTGCCCATCTGCCTGCTGGCCTGCGGACATCACAGCATCCTCAGGGGTCTGCCCCACAAACCCACAGCCCTGAGGGACCCCCTTACTGTTCAGACCCACGGTGGTAGTGATTTTGGACAGGCTCATCCCCTTGTAGTTCTTGTTAAACCGGGTTTTTGACTGCTCCAAGAACGTCTGACAAGAGAAACAGACAGCAGGTAAAGACTGGGATCCTTTCCAGTCTATTTCCCAAACATCCCTTCTTGGGACTTTTCCTTGAGAACAAACCAGAACAgaacagtgtttttgtttctaaagcaGCTGGAGAGGACTCTGGGCAGTAAACACGCAGCTCCAGGTACACCACCACAAGGACCACGGAGGGGGTGGTGACAGAGGGACGGGCACACACCGTCTTGCCGGCATTGTCCAGGCCCAGGATCAGGATGCAGTACTCGTCCTTCTGGAACATGTACTTGTACAGGCCCGACAGCAGCGTGTACATCCTGCCCTGGGCACCCGGAGAGACGCGTCACACGGGGCGAGCGGCGGCCGGGCCCGACCCCTCCCCTTCCGTGCACGGCCGCCGCACTCGCCAAGTCCGGCGCCCCCTCCCGTGgcggcctccctcccccctccccacgccGCCCGCCTGCTCtccgccgcccccctccccctccccggcacTCGGTCCTCAGAAGACAGGTCCGGTCCCGGTCTGCGTCCCGGCGGTGACGTCAGGCTCCCCCGAGCCCTAGGACGCCCCGCCCCCGGTCTGGGCCACCTCGGAGGCGGCGCGCTGCCGGGCAGCCAGCAGGTGCGGACCTGCCCTCCAGAAGTGGCGGCCGCGCGGGGatggcggggcggcggcggcccccGAGAGGCCGCACGGCCGGCAGGTGGCGCGGAACGACCGCAGGGGGGGAGGCCGCCCGGGCCCCACGCCCCCGACCTCCGCCGCGCAGCTCCGACACCGGGTCTCGGGCTCGCGGGCCGGCCGACACGCCGACCGTGAGTCCCCGCCGCGCCCTCGGGCCCGGGCGGGCGGCAACCAGCCCCGCGGCCTACCTCGCGCCCGTCCGGGCCGCGGAACCGCCGCGCGCCTGACCCCGCAGACCCGCGCTGACCCCGCGCTGACCTCGCGCGGCGCCCGACGGGAGGCAGGCCGGCGGCTCGGGGCGGGCGGAGCCGTCCCGGCGGCCCCCGCGCGCCTCATCCCGGCGGTCTCCGCGCCAGGCACttccggcggcggcggcggctttcGGGAGGAAGTGCCGGTGGGCTGCGAGGGCGGAAGCGGTGCGCTGGCCGCTCTAGCCGGTGAGGCCCGCGGGGTCTCTATGGCTGCGGCCGGGAAGCCCGCGCGGAGGCGGAGGGGCCCCGCCCGGGCGAGGGGGCGCGATCTGGGGCgacggggccggggccggggccggaggTGACAGGGCGAGCGGAGGCGGGCTGGGGCCGGGGAggccgcgggggcggggggggggggggggagaggggtgacctggggggcggggccggggagcGCCGGGCGCGGAGGGAGGGGAGCCGAGGCCGCGGGGCCAGCGGCTTTTCCACTCGGAGGTGATGGCCTTGCCGACCCTTTTTCTCGCCCCCCCTTTTTCTCGTCCCGTCCCCCAAAAGGGAGAATAGGCTGCGGTGAGGACTGCGGAGTGCAGCTGTCGGCGCAGGGCGCGGCGTCGGCCCCGCAGGGGTAGCCCGGCAATAAGGGCGGCAGGTCCGGGACCCCTCGGCTTGTGTTCTTTGCAGCTCTGAGGCCCCGAGGACGCGCCCCTGCCTTCGTTCCGTCCAGGATGGACGAGGAGAGCCTGCAGACCGCCCTGCGGACCTATGACGCCCAGCTGCAGCAGGTGGAGCTGGCTCTGGGAGCCGGCCTGGATCCCTCGGAGCTGGCCGACCTGCGCCAGCTGCAGGGGGACCTGAAGGAGCTGATCGAGCTCACCGAGGCCAGCCTGGTGTCCGTCAGGAAGAGCAAGCTGCTGGCCACGTTGGACGGAGAGCACCCAGCCCGGGGCGATGCCGAGTACCTGGCTTTCCAGGAGGCCGTTGCTGAGGGGGCGCAGGGGTCTGTAGCCCCCAGGGCAGAGCTGGAGACGGCTCCTGAAGGGGAGGCCAGGCCGGAACCCAGCAGGcctgggcaggaggaggaagagggagaggacgaggaggaggaagagtggaGTGGGAGGAAGGTGAACGCCCCCTACTACAGCTCCTGGGGCACCCTGGAGTACCACAACGCCATGATTGTGGGCGCAGAGGAGGCGGACGACGGCTCGGCGGGCGTGCGggtcctttatctctaccccacTCACAAGTCCCTGAAGCCCTGCCCGTTCTTCTTGGAGGGCAAGTGCCGCTTCCAGGAGAACTGCAGGTAAAGCCTTTGCATCTGGGGGCCCacggagtgggggaggaggggcacagggTCACAGTGGGTCCTCTGCCCGCAGGGTGCTGACAGAGAGAGGGCTTCGGGGGCCCGTGGATCCTCACAGCCGTGTCCTTGTTTACGTGCCCCCTGGATTTCCGTGGGCAGATGGGGAAGTGTGGCAGGGCTTACCTTGCAAAGAACGGCCCCCCACCCGCCGCTGGTTTTGTTCAGAGCGAAGCCCGCTGCAGTACAGGTCCCCGCCAGCGCCCCGGCTCCGCCACCCAGCCTCCTGGGTGGCCGGCGTTTCCCAGTCTGCTTCAGCGCTTTTCCTCGTGCTGTGTGGCTTTCTCTGGCTTGTCTCAAAGCGGATTCTAGAAGCTACTAGTTTTTTCACCTATGAACACTTAAGGGTGTACCCCAACAAGATTATCAGTCACGTTTTGTTTATGTTGAAATTTCCGTGGCTGTCGGAACGGCGTCTTCTGTTTCTTAAGTGTGTAActttgcctttgctcctttttaCTTTGTCTTTGGAAGGAACATCTGCTGAAATCTTTCgcaggtaattttcttttttagtcagtAGTGCGGAGACACCGTTCCTAGGTCTTCGGTTGGCGTCTTTCCTTGTAGACTGCCGCTGGGCCCGTAGCGTCATCTGGCACGTTTTtcgttgcttctttttttctctaagttttacTAAAGCGTAGCTCATGTACGGAAGGGCGCATCCACCGTAGGTGTGTGCCCGATGAGCGTGCGCGGAGTGGACACACCCACGTGCTGGGGAGCAAGTGGGTCAAGGAGCAGAGCAGTAAGCCCTCTGACCTCTCTGCCGTTAGCCCCTCTGGGGCCCCTCCACGCCCCTGGCAACGCACCCGGGCGCTGCTtcctctgggccaggccctggtCCCAGACTTCCACGTGCGTGAACTCATCCGTACAGCAGCCCTGCGAGGTGGGCCCTGCAATGGCCGAGGTTGCCGGGCTTGGGGAGGTGGCGCGGGAGCCTGCGCCGGGGGACAGGCCAGCTCTGAGATGGCCCCTAGGTGCCGTACCTTCCCAAGCTGCTTCTGCGTTAGCTTTAGGCCTAACGCGTCCCGCAACAGCGCTCGCCTCCACCTAGGAGCAATCAGCTATTTTCTCGCGTTTCCTTTGCGTTTTTAAAAGTGATATAAAATAGGTAAAGTTGAAGCACCCTTCGACTCCCCACTCTGttactgccccctccccacctcaggggGCTGTCATCCTCACAACTCCATTGTGTTTCTGGTGTGTGTTCTTCACAGATGCGAGCGTATATGCGAAAGCTGCGtatttgtgctgtttttttttttttcttttaatgtttaatacacgtgtgtttaatgtttattttgggaagagagaaggagacacagaacccgaagcaggctccaggctctgcactgacagcacagagcccgtcgaggggctcaaacccacgaaccgtgagcttatgacctgagccgaagtcagaggcttgacccactgagccccccaggcaccccatatttgtGCTGTTTTTAAAACAAGTGTATCACACGGTGTGGTTCATTTTGTAATTGGCTTTGCTCACTAGGCACATTTGTGAGCGGCATCTATATTGGTGTTTACAGAGGTGTCTGGTAACTGCTATTTTTTCTTGTGAAAcgctacattttatttattctgtttccttcggggtgttttccagtttttatttatacAAACAACTGGCTGTGAACATCTCAGTGTCTTCTCTGTTCCTGCTGAGAATTTCCCTAGGACGTGACGTCGCCGGTGTGCAGAGTACATGCAGTTTCTGGTCCCAGGTGTCCTAGTCCTTGTCTTTAGTCTTCTCTATAACCACCGGTGGGAACATCATGTGACTTGCAGATTCCTGCCGGCTGAAAGCTGGGAAAAGGGTATCATGATTGGATTTGTATCTTCTAGATGCTAGTGAGGTGGAGTAGCTTTTGATACGTTTGTTGTAACT from Neofelis nebulosa isolate mNeoNeb1 chromosome 9, mNeoNeb1.pri, whole genome shotgun sequence includes these protein-coding regions:
- the ARFRP1 gene encoding ADP-ribosylation factor-related protein 1 isoform X8 — its product is MYTLLSGLYKYMFQKDEYCILILGLDNAGKTTFLEQSKTRFNKNYKGMSLSKITTTVGLNIGTVDVGKARLMFWDLGGQEELQSLWDKAPRKGLPVGSWPWGGQVPVAQHPLSAPPQYYAECHGVIYVIDSTDEERLSETKRAFEKMVTSEALDGVPILVLANKQDVEQRGARGH